aaggTTATTATTGGTTGGTTTTTCTTATCAGTTTTAGCAACTCGAATTAGCAATAAAAAATTGAGATTTTTACATAAATTTTTTAGTTTTGctaaaaaattacaattttacgaTCAAATTTTGTCTTCTTTCAATTTGACTGTTATAAGGAAACTTTTGTCTTTTTTTTCAAGttatttttatgtaaatatatatacattcacgtgataattattattaattcTACAGCTTTCCAAATGTCATCTAATAGTTTATTTATAttcttattatatataaatttatgatttgattagtattaaatacattaaaaacttgtaataaatataaataaaagacaactgaaaacattaaaaataataaaaaaaaataccattaaAACTTAGTTATCATAATTATCTTTTGTGGAGTGCAAATCTCTTTGGTCAAAGTTGAGATATGATAATATtgtgagattaattttgattgaTTGTCAAAAAATTACTTTgggtaataattaatattaacataataaatatgattaattctaattgattttcagAAAATCACTTTGCATAACTGCTGATATTACAAGAATAAGTATAATTAATTctgattaattttaaaaaattaaggcatgtttgacattgttttctgttttttgttttcaaaattgcgttttcagaaatgagaacaaaaaacatttttttgtaatttaaaaaaaaaataacaggtgtttggttaatgttttctaaaaataattttttagttttatttttaaaaaaaataatcttaaataaaagattaataaatatatttataaagagaatttttttttaaattttgtaataATTATGAGATAAAGTaatatgaaagaaaaaatgatgaaaaataagaagagagaAAGTAAGTACATAAATTTTgcagaagaaaaattgagaaaagataaattgatgcaagaaaaaaaatgagagagaaaagtgatgagagagaaaatgacagtataaaaaaaatgaggagagagaaaatgaacatataggaagtgatgagagaaaaataatgagataatacgtgatgagagagaaaatacgAATatcaaaagtgatgagagagaaagggatgagagaaaaactaatgagagataaattaatgagagagaaagtgttgtgagataataataattaaaaatgttatgtgagaagaaaaaaaattacaaaaaaaaaaatttaagaacaactaaaaacaattttttgttgttctcaaaattttatgttttttgtaactttgtttatAAAAATAGTTTTATGAAGACAATGTCAAACACCCTTACTTATTTTCAAAAAACAAGTTTTAGGTTTTAAaacaaaaaactgttttttagtTAAGGAGTCAAACGCCCTCTAAGATTTcagatttgttggatatttgaGCATTAACACGCATTTTAAACTTTTCATGAAGCCTATAAAAAGATGTTTCTCCTCTCATTATAGGAGACATGGATACATAGTATCTCACACAATAGTCATAGTCTCTTTCGAGTTCGCCTTAGGAGACAGTGTTTTCGTCTTGCTTGATAGTTGTTGTATCCTAGGAAGTAGTTGCTCACGAATCATCTAACATCGTTCAGGTAAAATGAGCAAATCTACTATAAGGAAAGCGCATTTTGCGTGGCTCGACTTTGATTTATTatttctattgtattttttgcatttatgttattcaattaaatatattaatatatatttcattCTTCTCCATTATATTGGTTGAATTTAGTAAAAATTTTGGTGTTGTTTGGTagcacttaaaaaaatagttatttatttaaaaatttgacaattaaacacaaaatagtatttaataactctatttttatttattattttttaaaattttaattaaaaatcattaaattttgaaaataaaattttctcactttcaaaatttttttaaatcatttttaacttttcatttttatttggtgttgtttggtaacactttaaaaaaataattttttatttatttaattaattaaaactttttTTTGTAAGTATTAACAAACAACTTCATTATTTCAccaatatattatttctaacagaTTTTAATGGTAGTTTTTAGCCCATTAGTGGATGACTTGGGTGGTGTCTTTGGGTTTCATCACTTCACTAGTGGCGAGTTTGGTTACCAAATTCATttttgtctttttattatgtCTTAACGTCTTTTTTTACGTGCTACATGTTGATGTGTTCAAATCTTTATGGTTGTCTAATGGaggggtttttttttaaaaaaaaaaaaagagtaatataggttttaataattatatttaggACTACAGTCCCTTTTTTTATGGTTCTTTAGCATTTATATTGTTTGAATTATGTTTTAAGgttttttttagatttataaTTACTAGATAAACATTTTTGttccttaaaaaaaaataaacatttccgaattataataaaaaaattataaagtattATTACGAGGGTGCTTAGTAACACATATTAAGTTTATGAGGACCATCACacttattaaattataataaataaaacttaattttaaatttaaaataaatgccAATTTATATCGTCAAGTGCCTTGTACCATTaatcaaaactttattttacacaaaatttctTTTTTCTTATATAAGAAAAATCTCTAATAATATATTGattgattgtgtaattttatttCCCAAGCCCATGATGCCTTTATGTAAGAATGGGATGGAAGATTCTAAAGCTTGCACAAGCTATGCCACCGACTAATCTAACCTAACCCAACGAAACTTCTCGAACTCACTCAATTATACCGAAAGAGTTTTCGTCCAATCTTCTTCCtctctttttttgtttttatatattttacccaAATTATCCTTCTCACAATCGACTCTGTTTTGCATTCATCCAATTCCAAATTCTTCTGCAATATCACACACTCGCCCATGGCTGAAGACGGCGCCGTTACGGTCTACAATACCAACGCCATTACCGATGCCAAGAAGAACAACCCATTTTCCATTAAGGTTGGATTAGCTCAAATGCTTCGCGGCGGAGCCATTCTCGAAGTCGCCAACATCGACCAAGCTAAGCTCGCCGAAGACGCCGGTGCCTGCTCTATTATTGTATCGGAACCGGTCGTCCACCGAGGCATTTCCCGAATGGCCGAACCCTCTCTTCTCAAGGAGATTAAGCGAGCTGTTTCGATCCCTGTTATGGCGAGATCCAGAGTTGGGCATTTCGTCGAAGCCCAGATACTAGAAGCCATCGGCGTCGATTACATCGACGAGAGCGAAGCTCTGGCTTTGGCGGACGAGGAGAATTTCATCAACAAGCACAATTTTCGAACCCCGTTCCTCTGTGGGTGTCGAAATCTAGGGGAGGCTTTGAGGAGGGTTAGGGAAGGCGCCGCCATGGTAAGGACTCAAGGGGACTTAACGGGTTCTGGTAACATTTCCGAGACAGTACGGAGCCTGAGGTCGATAATGGGGGAGATAAGGGTTCTGAACAACATGGACGAAGACGAAGTCTTTGCGTTCTCGAAGAAGATAGCGGCACCCTACGATCTGGTTGCGCAAACCAAGCAAATGGGTCGTCTTCCCGTCGTTCAATTTGCCGCTGGAGGGATTGTGACACCGGCTGACGCTGCGCTGATGATGCAATTGGGCTGCGACGGAGTTTTCGTGGGTTCGGAGATTTTCAACTCTTCTGATCCATACAAGCGTGTTAGGGGCATAATTCAGGCTGTTGGGCACTACAATGATCCCCATGTGCTTGTGGAAACGAGCACTGGTCTGGCTGATGCCATGGCTGGTCTCAACCTCAATGAAGACAGGATCGAACAGTTTTAGCCATGGCGGTCTCTGAAGCTATATACTTACAAAGTGAAGGGTTCCTTTGCTTGTTTTTGGGCAGTAGAGCTAGTTTTACTGTATTCGATACTTTTATATCAGTTTTACTTCAAATCTGATCATAAACTTGCTTTTTATATTGTGTTGAAGATGAGTGAGAATAATATTCTGGTTTTGTTCATAGATCTTGTGGTTTAATCTTGTTCTCTAATAATTGACAAGGTACCAAACTTTTAGTTCTATCAAACGATTCATTGTTTACTTACTACAATCTAGTGTGATTGATTTGGTGGTAAATTGCTTTTGAGTCATGCTTTTAACTTTTTAATGTAGTTATCATGTATGGAAATATTAAGATGGTGCTATTTAGAACAGCAAAAGATGCTACTAGTTCACTAGATTGTAACAGGAAAATTCACAGGATTTAAATCGGCTCTGAAAAAGATATCAAAAGAATCTAGTGAAAGGAGACGAGGATATTTTATTTTCAGAGAACACGCAGTGCCTTATAAGTAATATATGTATCAGCTTTAAAAATAAAGGACAAATAATAGGAATAAAAAAAGGAGGAAAAAAAAAAGACGGACAGGTACGCTTATTTATAAATGTTTTCAGAAGTGTTTGATGTTTCTGCATTATGCTTGTGCACAAGAGATCTGGTCACTGAAATAATTTCACCTAATGAATCTTTCTTCTACATTACTCAGCATATGGGTCAACATGGTGATTGAGTGATTCTACTCATAGTATACCCTTGCTTACATTTACAGCAGCAGAGTAACATTAGAAAACTGATGTAAAGCAGGAAAAGATGTTGAGATTcctatcacttttttttttggttgcTAGAACTTCGAAAAGTATCTTCTATAATTTTTAAGACAATGAATCAAAGCAGCCCAACAAAAACAACTTTCAGATGaataaaaaagcataaaggcatcaACTGAAAATCATCCATTTCCTTGATCTGTTTGGTGATAATGTATTACAAATCTTATATCAAGGCATCAAGTAATATTGCAACTGAAATTATTTTTATCCTTTTGAAAAATTGTAATCATGCATCAAATAATGAACATAAGTTATTGCAAATTAAATCCCATTAGACAATTTCTCTTCTTGCTTTTCAAAGATTGTGGTATCTGCTTCAATACTGCCATTGTTGAATAAGCACCTCAGAGCAATCTCATAAGCAGCAAAAATGGCACCATTCACCACAAATGCTCTAGAAACTGCAGTACCTAACCCTCGCCATAGCACATTGATTCCTTCACGTTTCACACTCTTCTGAAAACAATCAATAATACCAGTATACTTCAAAGGAGTAGAAGATGGAGACTGAGCCTGTAATCTGGTCTTGATAACATCTAATGGATAGCAGCAAATCCAGCTAGCAACTCCAGCCAGTCCTCCAGAGACCAACATTGTCTGTAGGCTTTCTTGGCCGCCTTTTCTGCAGCCCGGATGAAGATGCTCTCTCATATACTCATAAGTCGAAAAATAAACACCATGGGCAGGTGCATCTCTAAGAACAGTTATGGTAAAACCTCTATACATTCCTCTCAAACCTTCTCTTTTCATTATGCTTTTGACAACACTTACAGGGCCTTTATATGGTTGAACTTTCTTTGTTTTCGCTTGGCCTGTGCCCTGCAATTGAAGGCGAATCTTAACAAGTTCTACAGGTGCGAGCATTAGACTTTGAAGCGCACCAGTACCAACTCCTCCTAGAGCCACTCCTTTGTAAGAAGGAGGGTCCTTAGGTGAAATGGATGAGTCAAATGCTCGAGAGAGGACTGCATATATCTGGAAAACCATGGCATTCTGAACATAAAGATAATTTGTCAGTTCGGTGTAAGGCTACTACTACAATACTTGTTGAAAATACATTATTCACAAGGATGGAAAACTGAAAGTGGCTACACATAAACTGTTTCTCACATAAGAGAATGTCGCaacatatcaacaaggttccatGTGTGACATATGGAAATGGAAATTGTAAGTGTTTGGTTGAAATTTTTGGGACTTTAAAGATCCGAAACGGCTAGTTAGTAAACAACACTGGCTCTTTGTCTCTACCCTTCTATGTCTCCCATCTTTGTTGTCAAAACTTTTCGTCATCAAGACAGCTTTCATGCGTTGATAAATATAAGATGCCACACACAAATGAACACCACAGTTTTATTATTTTGGACTAAACAGACATAGATTCTTGTAAGAATATAGAGTAACGAAGGTTTTCAGTATGACATGTATAGTGTTATTTCAGAGATGAAAAAGGAAAGCACAGAAGTTTCTTCTAGTGTTGGTTTTGTCGCAGAAAACAGATTGCTTTAAGCTCGCGAACCATTTACCAAGATTTTTCCAAAACAATATGTACAGACAGACGTACAGTAATATATTCTTTTGCCTCTACCTTTAGAAAGATAATGGATATTATGTTCTGGTAGCTAGGGCTTCTTTGGCCAATTCTTAAAGATTCTTTCAATCAAAACGCTCATAATAAGCTGAGAATAACCCTTCACTAAACCCCCTCGAATGCATACTCAGCCCCCGCTACTCCAATAAATTTCACAACAAAAAAACAATAAACATTGTACCTACCAATCCATCAAGATAGATAAAGGGCAAGGcacaaggaaaaatatatatatattgaatttaatACTGACACAAGAAAATATTTTGGAACAAAATCAATCTGGATACAACAACAAAAGAGAGAGTGACACTTGAGCTGACCTGAAAAGTGACAGAGGCCAAAGGTGCTGCCATGCCCCTGTAAAGGGCACCAGGCCCTTCGGTGGAGACAACATTTCGAAGGATGCTAAAGGCTGAACCCGTGTGCAAGTGTTGCTGTTGTCGAATTCGGAGTGTGTCAAGGGGATAACCAGAGATTATACCAGCAATGCCTCCAAACCCTCCAGCCACAAATTCTCTACCCCAACTGCTAGCAAGAAACTCTGGCCAAAAATCCATCTTCTCCTTTATCCCATTAAGCCTTTTGGCTTATTTGAGAGAAACCCAATCCTTCTTTTGCCTTAAGGAGCTTTAAAAATGATTCCTTTTGCTTGCACGGCTCAAACTCTTCCTATATATATCTTGTGAACAGCATTTGGGTATGGATTATATTGACTATAAATCTACTTACCAAAACAATTTCCATCAAAATTTCTTTTGAAGGCTTCTTTGTGTCACCAAATGCTGTATATTTAagttatttcatatatatatatatatacatatatttttaaaaaatcactTCTTAAAGAGCAAAAGAAAAATCCCATATACCTACCATTCTCTCCTGAAAAACCAAATAAAACAACTCTCAATCTTCCTCCACTTCTTAAGACCCTTATAATAGACTACTCctagaaaaaagaaaatgaaaaagaagGAGAGAAGattgaaagaaaagagaaaaataaattccaGAATTAACAGACACCAGAGGTTTCTCTCCCAATTCTTAATTTAGAACGAAACAAAAGCCACCGGTTGCTATTTTGTTGGTAATTGTAGTCTGGGAAATTGGAAAGAAACGGCCAAGTGCTGTTTCAAGGGTGATATATGTGGGGACACGTGGACCAACACAGACTGTCCACGTTTCAGTGTCAGCCCTCGTGTGACCCTACTTCCGACATAAATATATACTTTTAAG
This genomic interval from Humulus lupulus chromosome 8, drHumLupu1.1, whole genome shotgun sequence contains the following:
- the LOC133795901 gene encoding mitochondrial arginine transporter BAC2 — protein: MDFWPEFLASSWGREFVAGGFGGIAGIISGYPLDTLRIRQQQHLHTGSAFSILRNVVSTEGPGALYRGMAAPLASVTFQNAMVFQIYAVLSRAFDSSISPKDPPSYKGVALGGVGTGALQSLMLAPVELVKIRLQLQGTGQAKTKKVQPYKGPVSVVKSIMKREGLRGMYRGFTITVLRDAPAHGVYFSTYEYMREHLHPGCRKGGQESLQTMLVSGGLAGVASWICCYPLDVIKTRLQAQSPSSTPLKYTGIIDCFQKSVKREGINVLWRGLGTAVSRAFVVNGAIFAAYEIALRCLFNNGSIEADTTIFEKQEEKLSNGI
- the LOC133795902 gene encoding pyridoxal 5'-phosphate synthase-like subunit PDX1.2; this translates as MAEDGAVTVYNTNAITDAKKNNPFSIKVGLAQMLRGGAILEVANIDQAKLAEDAGACSIIVSEPVVHRGISRMAEPSLLKEIKRAVSIPVMARSRVGHFVEAQILEAIGVDYIDESEALALADEENFINKHNFRTPFLCGCRNLGEALRRVREGAAMVRTQGDLTGSGNISETVRSLRSIMGEIRVLNNMDEDEVFAFSKKIAAPYDLVAQTKQMGRLPVVQFAAGGIVTPADAALMMQLGCDGVFVGSEIFNSSDPYKRVRGIIQAVGHYNDPHVLVETSTGLADAMAGLNLNEDRIEQF